The Mycobacterium seoulense genome has a window encoding:
- a CDS encoding SIR2 family NAD-dependent protein deacylase, producing MTTPCAESPELVALLAGRRIAVLTGAGLSTDSGIPDYRGPDAPPSNPMTIRQFTSDPVFRQRYWARNHVGWRHMDDTLPNAGHRALAALERASVVTGVITQNVDLLHSKAGSLNVVNLHGTYAQVVCLRCGYTMSRAALAEQLEALNPGFVERAEAVGGLAVAPDADAVVADTTSFRYLDCPHCGGMLKPDIVYFGENVAKHIVDQAYSLVSEAEALLVAGSSLTVFSGYRFVRHAAALGRPVAIINRGRTRGDDLATVKVDGGCSELLTLLADELSPIATR from the coding sequence GTGACCACCCCCTGCGCAGAATCGCCCGAACTGGTCGCGCTGCTCGCCGGTCGCCGGATCGCGGTGCTGACGGGCGCCGGCCTGTCCACCGACTCCGGCATTCCCGACTACCGCGGGCCCGATGCACCGCCCAGCAATCCCATGACGATCCGCCAGTTCACCTCGGACCCGGTGTTCCGGCAGCGCTACTGGGCGCGCAACCACGTCGGCTGGCGACACATGGACGACACCCTGCCCAACGCCGGGCACCGCGCGCTGGCCGCGCTCGAGCGCGCTTCGGTGGTGACCGGGGTGATCACCCAGAACGTCGACCTGCTGCACAGCAAGGCCGGCAGCCTAAACGTCGTCAACCTGCACGGCACCTACGCGCAGGTCGTCTGCCTGCGCTGCGGATACACCATGAGCCGCGCCGCGCTGGCCGAACAGCTGGAGGCGCTCAACCCGGGATTCGTCGAGCGCGCCGAAGCGGTGGGCGGTCTCGCGGTGGCACCCGACGCCGACGCGGTCGTCGCCGATACCACCTCGTTCAGGTATCTCGACTGTCCGCACTGCGGCGGCATGCTCAAGCCGGACATCGTCTACTTCGGCGAAAACGTCGCCAAACACATTGTCGACCAAGCATATTCACTCGTGAGCGAAGCCGAAGCGCTGCTGGTCGCCGGCTCGTCGCTGACGGTGTTCTCCGGCTACCGGTTCGTGCGTCACGCCGCCGCGCTGGGCAGGCCGGTCGCCATCATCAACCGGGGCCGGACCCGCGGGGACGACCTGGCCACCGTCAAGGTCGACGGCGGCTGCTCCGAGCTGCTGACCCTGCTGGCCGACGAGTTATCGCCGATAGCAACGCGTTAG